In Triticum aestivum cultivar Chinese Spring chromosome 5B, IWGSC CS RefSeq v2.1, whole genome shotgun sequence, the following proteins share a genomic window:
- the LOC123116629 gene encoding uncharacterized protein, producing MMAPTLLQGPPVMQGANTVMSMPLRELVMTVPLQGRPVMAPRPFPAGPPSMMAPPSFYDVASPMTVQQPPHAGYMMAALHLPQAVHMVAQPPLPAGPPPLKRHLPDYFDMPFGPRMTGFELEMAGFDESMGLPYGPYINNEMPSVCSYEPHLPSDASNTLHIEGFPPNCTRRELAHIFRPFTGFCAVRLVNTGYNNRHVIAYADFETPAQAFSAMKSLQGYLFDMHDRYSVKLDLQFLPGPSKVN from the exons ATGATGGCTCCGACGCTCCTGCAAGGACCCCCGGTGATGCAAGGGGCAAACACGGTGATGTCGATGCCCCTGCGGGAGCTGGTCATGACCGTGCCCCTACAAGGCAGACCTGTGATGGCACCTCGGCCTTTCCCCGCGGGCCCTCCATCCATGATGGCACCTCCGTCCTTCTATGATGTCGCTTCACCAATGACGGTGCAGCAGCCTCCACATGCCGGATACATGATGGCGGCGCTACATCTACCACAGGCCGTACACATGGTGGCACAGCCGCCTTTGCCAGCTGGCCCCCCTCCTCTCAAGCGTCACCTTCCTGACTACTTTG ACATGCCTTTTGGACCGCGGATGACTGGTTTTGAGCTGGAAATGGCTGGATTTGATGAATCAATGGGACTGCCTTATGGGCCTTACATAAACAATGAG ATGCCTTCTGTTTGTTCTTATGAGCCACATCTTCCTTCAGACGCATCAAACACCCTACATATTGAAGGTTTCCCACCAAACTGTACTAGGCGGGAACTTGCAC ATATATTTCGCCCTTTTACTGGGTTCTGTGCAGTAAGGCTGGTCAACACAGGATATAATAATCGACATGTAATAGCTTATGCTGACTTTGAAACTCCTGCCCAAGCCTTCTCTGCCATGAAGTCTCTGCAAG GTTATTTGTTTGACATGCATGACCGATACTCAGTCAAATTGGACCTCCAGTTCCTTCCTGGTCCGTCCAAGGTAAACTGA